The following DNA comes from Camelina sativa cultivar DH55 chromosome 14, Cs, whole genome shotgun sequence.
TTGGTTAATGAGATTGGTTTTCAAGATGCAAGTTCAGAGTTGGAGTTATATCTGAAGGAGAAAGTGGAAACTCCAAAGGCTAACCAGCTTGGGATAAAGTTTGATGTCTTGGGATGGTGGAGGATCAACAGTCCTAAGTATCCTATTCTAGCCTCAATAGCAAAGGATGTACTTGCTATGCAAGTGTCTTCTGTTGCATCTGAATCAGCTTTTAGCAATAGTAATAGGATTTTAGACCCATTTAGGAGTTGCTTGACTCACTACATGATTGAGGTTCTGATGTGCAGTGAGCAGTGGTTAAAGAGTGACATTCAGTTGAATGAGAAAGGAGTGATTATAACTCAGCAAATGCTTGCTAAGATTGAGTTGCAGGATAGTCTTGAGAAAGGTAAGTTGTTCTATTCATTATATCCTATTTTCAATTGTGCATTTAAGTATTACTTAGTATTAACTTTGTTTTCATTAATCTTTTTTTCAGAGTTTGAGTCGCTATGCAAGCTGTGAAGATGAATGTTGAAGTTTCTGATCTGATAGAAGTCAAAAGAGATTTGAACAAGTCTCTTTCAAATTTGAACCATGTCTTGTTAAATAGCTTTACAAACACCCTTTTGAGTCTATTTGAATCATGTCCCtgcatcttattttttttttgtaatcattaTACACAGGTGAAAGGTGATATTTGGACTGATCAAGAGATGAATGATTGAACTTCTTGAAGATTGAAGAGTGTCTTTGTGTTTGAATGTTTGGAACTGTTTCTGCCTTGGTtatgtttaattgttttcaagttttcttcAGTCCTTCTCATTGGAGCTGATTTCAGTTTGAATAAGTTGAAACTTGTCAATGTTGTTATGTTTTATGGTTTGAATTTGAATAAGTTGAAACTTTAAGTCTTGGGTTGTCTAATGTTTGTTAGGTACTTAGGTTTATGTCTTGaactcttgaatcttgatgatCCGATGGAAATGTTTTGGATAATTCGGTTTTTACagtataatttggttttaaaccGGTTTTAAAACcgatttgaatttgttttcggTTTAATgtcagatttaaaaaaaaagaaggaaaccaaTCCGAAACCAAATGGATCCGAACCGATCCGATCCGGAAAAGCTGTCAGATCCTAATCGGATTCTTTATCTCCCAAACCAAATAATCCGAAATCTGATTAAACCGAACCGATCCAATCCGAaaaaccgaatgcccagggctaacATGAACCGTAACTGCAAAATCGTGAGGTTTCAGGATTATTACGAacatccaaaaaaaagtttccaggTACGAAATCTACCGGTTGAGCTCTAATTCATGGAGGGATCTCAATGTCCATCCCGATTTGGAAATAGAGTTTAACCATAGCGCGTCTGTGAAGGGAAATGCCTACTTTTTTGCTCAAGAGAATCGGCAGTATATTGAACCTAATGAAGATGGAGAGATAACGGATCTTGAAGATTTCttgatctgttttgatttcacaacaGAAACATTTGGTCCGCGTCTGCCTCTTCCGTTTCACTCTTCTATCAACGAGACTGTGACTTTGTCTAGTGTTAGAGACGAGCAGCTCGTGGTGTTATATCATAATGAGGGTGTTTATGATGATCGGGTTAGCACAGTTGAGTTTTGGGTTACTACTAATATCGAGCCCAATGTTGTGTCCTGGAGCAAGTTTTTGCAAGTGAGTATGAGACCAGTCTCTCTCACTGGTGAACGATTTGACCATTATATGGGTGGGGGCAccttcttcattgacgaggaaCAGAAAGTCGCTGTGGTGTTTGACATAGACGGATACCTACCCACCATACCCACCCTACCCGAGAGAGAGAGTTACCACACAGCTTTTATCAGTGGAGAAGACGGATACTTCAAACCTTGTGAGTCTTGGAGTCGCTCCCAATCGCGGGGAACCTTATCAGTCCTTATCCGGGCCTAGTTTTGCGAGTAGATATTGTCCCCCGGTTGTGTGCTCTTCTTCTTACCTTCCCAGTTTGGTGCAACTCAACCAACAGTGTAAAAGGAAAGTAAGAAATGTTTAGTTATCAGATCAGTTCTAAgttttgtttctagattgtatcagctatatataataagtaaacGATTTCAGGTTTTtaattcattatctttctaccTTTTCCATTCTTCCTTGTTCTTGTCATGGttgaagtttctttcttttcgtcAATGCATGAGATGGTTAAGTTACCTTATTTGTTCTATAGTCAGTTTCTCATTAGTGGGAAAtgtatattaaacatattaaaagtaCATTAATTCACTTATAAGATGTTTATTTCTTCTAATATTATCCCGGTTAAATCTTAGTTGCCTACAATATTTTTAGGATTTGTAACCGGCTGACAAATTTTTTAGATCATTAAAATGGTCAAACGCAGTTTGTTAGCAATCACAAACGCAAACGCTGTTAGTGAATCCCGATCATTTTATTGACTATCTAACAATAGCGTATATCATCAGCGGCTGCGCCTttgctcctcctcttcctcccgCCTCCTCACCGTCGGtatcttctcttttattccaTTGTCGATCTTCTCATAGTAGACAATCATGTCTAACCACGCTCGAATTGGCAAGACGATTACACAAGATACGTTCCCAAGATCAGTTCCAGTATCATTTCTAGATTGTATCAGCTAATAAGTAAACGATTTCagatttttcattatatttctaccctttaattttacattcttaatttatcttatttgttttcttgcatTGTCGGTATGATAGTCAATTGTTCTGTAGCCACTTTCTCACTTTGCAAGATAATCCATGACTCCATGCAGTAGAGTTCATCGGTGGGAAAtgtatattaaacatatttaaaagtaCATTAATTCACTTATAAGTTTACAATATTGTCTTTTTCGCAGAATGGGTAAAGCGGATAAGCTGCCGCGACATGTTCGTTCAGTTTCgcaattaattatatatgtaaacgaTTTTCCTGGCTCATTTAAGCTAATCTTATAcgtggacaaaaaaaaagtgttttctaATATTATTCCGGTTAAATCTTAGTTGCATACAATATTTTCCGGATAAGTGGTGCTGATTGATATGGACTGGTTCAACAAATTAAGGTTTAAAACCGGCTGACAaattttttagataatttaaAATAGTCAAACGCAGTTGTTAGCAATCACAAACGCAAACGCTGTCGTGGAATCCCGATCGTTTTATTGACTCTCTAGCGTATATCATCAGCAGCCTTTGCTCCTCCTCTTCGTTCTTCCATCGTCGGCATCTTCTCATAGCATACATGTCTAACCGACGCTCGAATCGGCATGACGAGAATCCAAGATACGTTCCCAAGGgtcatcagcagcagcagaaaTTTATACCCAAACCAATGAATCCAACTCCTACCTCTAATTCTACTCCTTTCCccgtttctctctcttcttcgctTAGGCAATCAGATTCCTCCTCCGCGAGTTCCAGAGTCTCCGCTTCGGGTGGTAGTAGGGTTAGGATTGGGGATCAGGGACAGTTGGTTGCTCAAGGCGGTGGGAGTTTCGTGAATTACTTGCCGCAGGATGAGGCTGTAGCTGCTGGTCTCGGCTCCGATGATGGAGGTTTGGATCCAGTTGAGTCTCAGCGAGTGGTCGATCTCCTCAATAGAGAGCTCTCAAGGCTCCTTAAGCTCAATCCTAGAGATTTTTGGCGAGAAGGTCATTGTTCTTCCCTGAGTTTTTAACTATATTTGTTTGATAGGTTTTGGGCTGAATTGGCTTTTCTTGATTGATGACAGTGGCTAGTGATGCATCGTTGCATGATTTTCTGGATAGCTTCCTGCAGTTTAGAAGCAGATGGTATGATTTCCCTTTTCATGGTGTCAAGGGAATTGTTGCCGGTGTAATCGTCGGAGAAGTCGAGTTATGTCGCCGTGTTTTCATGGTCTTGTATAGAATGTGAGTCCCGCTACTTGTTTCATAACCAACCTCATGGATGttctttaccattttttttatgtcaGACTAGTCTGTGTGAGTTGAGGAGTATGTATATTGGTTGTGGCAGATCGTCCAATAGGGATCCCGGTGCTCGAGCTTCTGATAGCCTCACTCTGAAAGATCATGAAGGTGGCCTTTTGCTCTTTGTCTATGCTAATTCCATTCAGTTGTTTGTAGTTATTTTATTCTGAAAAATAAATGAACAATAGAATGAAAGATTGACATGCCTCAGTGTTTATATTAAAGCTGGTTAGTCTAGGGCAGAGTTAAATAGAGCTTGCACCAGAATATGTGGTTCTTAATTATATTAGGATTGATGTAAGAATCAGGTAGTGAGAGGAGTCCTCCCATTGATCAAGACTTCTCAGGATGAATTGAATTCGTCATTGCAGTAAACTAGagttttgtttctgattctttatagttttcttttattctttttttttttctttcttttcgttGTGCCTGACATGTTTTGTAGGAATTTTTAGAACTTGTTTTCTAGCTTACAGGTATTCACTAGTTATGTTTGTAGTTCTCTTGCAGGACAAGAAGTTACTGGACTTGCCAAAATTATTGGATATATGCGCTATATATGGACATGAGAATGCAGAGCTCACAAAATCTTTAGTAAGTCGTTATGAAATTAACTTCGTCCAAAGAgttaagatattttgtttttatctctgTGCATCAATTGGCTAGGAATTGATTCTCTTTTTGTGATATTGACATCCTGGGATTCCCAATTGTTGATTGGataggaaatatttttttgctaatcCAACTGTATATTTTCCCAGATTGAAAATGCTGTGAAATCACAAAATTGGATTCCTGAAAGTTTGAATATGATGCTGTCTCATTTCTTGGGCATCCTGCACACAATGCATCACCGTTGCACCTCAACTTTGGAGGTATGTTATATgagttgatttcaaaaactctACTTTGGGATAAACTAGTAAAATTAaaggtgtatatatatgtgcGCACACACATTTATATTAAGTTTAAAACCACTTTCCGAGTGTTGATTGATCTGTTAattcttgttttaatttttatttttcggcTTTCCCTTGGATCGatatatcttattttgtatCTGCAGACCTTAGTATCAAGTGAAGACCATGGACATAAACAACTCCATTCAGACCTTTTGGAGGTGAATTTCCGtccctttttaatttattaatttctctGTTGTGTGTTTGCTTCTGTAGACACTTGAGActagtaacattttttttttagttcttcaaGGGCTAGTTTAAAAGTACAAatagtaattatataaaacttgataCATGAGACCTTTGTGTTGATCTTTTCCAAGATATATATCTAAGGCCTGATAAGGTTTTCTTAGTTACATTGGACATACATATTAACTGATTATTCTAGGTTAAGGAAAGATAGAGCTTGCTCTATGAATGGCGTTAACATATatctctcttttaatatatttcatctttagtttttttctttcacatgaATACGTAAGCATGTAGACACACTTGCATGCACAAAACGCAAGTATGCACACACTTAACATACTCAACTATTCAAAATATAgcaagtttcttcttttgttgtaatTTATAACAAGAACACAGGACTTTGCTTGTTATAGTGTATGGGCATGTAATGCATCTGTGCTGATGTCTTTTTTTATGTGATTAGGTTATGGACTTCATTAATGATGGAGTTGTTTCTTTGGATGCTTTTATTTCTGCTTATACACCAGCTGTTATAATCTTAGCATGCCCTGTTGAGACAAGGTATGCACCATTTTCTATCTAATTTTTCAGTTTCTTGTGAGGGTAGTATCTACGAATCTTGCGTCTATCGCACAAGATTAGTTGACATAAATCATCTGTAAGTGGATTTGTATTGAATTCCACTATGTGAGTCTCATGATTGATGAAAGACAGTATTAATTGTGAAACGTTGGTTGCTATAGTGATCTATATTTGGCTTGctttggatttgtttttatcGTAACCTAAATCCATCTGTGCAGTTATGGGAGCGATGAAGTTCTCCGCAGCCTTGTTCTGTTGCATGATTCATTGCTTCCATCACTTCATCATGGCTTTCAGGTCTTGTTCAAGGATGGAGACCATGATTCTCTTTCAGATATATCAACGAGTTTAAACATGTTATCAACAAGGATAGGAAGTTTATGTTGGaatatattagatatttgtTATCTCAGCAATGATGTGTTCAATCACGAAACTTCAATTCCAGCTGTCACAAAGATGTTCCCGTCAAGAGTAGAGGACCCTATGGTGAGGGCAGATATATTGATTCAAACATTCAGGGAGATCAGTGGACTTTCTGAGCNNNNNNNNNNNNNNNNNNNNNNNNNNNNNNNNNCGCAGCCTTGTTCTGTTGCATGATTCATTGCTTCCATCACTTCATCATGGCTTTCAGGTCTTGTTCAAGGATGGAGACCATGATTCTCTTTCAGATATATCAACGAGTTTAAACATGTTATCAACAAGGATAGGAAGTTTATGTTGGAACATATTAGATAATTGTTATCTCAGCAATGATGTGTTCAATCACGAAACTTCAATTCCAGCTGTCACAAAGATGTTCCCGTCAAGAGTAGAGGACCCTATGGTGAGGGCAGATATATTGATTCAAACATTCAGGGAGATCAGTGGACTTTCTGAGCAGTCAGTGGATAGCAAGAACCGA
Coding sequences within:
- the LOC104741384 gene encoding activating signal cointegrator 1 complex subunit 2-like (The sequence of the model RefSeq protein was modified relative to this genomic sequence to represent the inferred CDS: added 294 bases not found in genome assembly), whose amino-acid sequence is MSNRRSNRHDENPRYVPKGHQQQQKFIPKPMNPTPTSNSTPFPVSLSSSLRQSDSSSASSRVSASGGSRVRIGDQGQLVAQGGGSFVNYLPQDEAVAAGLGSDDGGLDPVESQRVVDLLNRELSRLLKLNPRDFWREVASDASLHDFLDSFLQFRSRWYDFPFHGVKGIVAGVIVGEVELCRRVFMVLYRISSNRDPGARASDSLTLKDHEVLLQDKKLLDLPKLLDICAIYGHENAELTKSLIENAVKSQNWIPESLNMMLSHFLGILHTMHHRCTSTLETLVSSEDHGHKQLHSDLLEVMDFINDGVVSLDAFISAYTPAVIILACPVETSYGSDEVLRSLVLLHDSLLPSLHHGFQVLFKDGDHDSLSDISTSLNMLSTRIGSLCWNILDNCYLSNDVFNHETSIPAVTKMFPSRVEDPMVRADILIQTFREISGLSEQSVDSKNRLLQKLEKNYRIIDRLRSLQTAGWVSMEDEQLQYLSMIMLHSADIFSMKESPLLLTDGRNTKDLMDENAVVMQSKISQIKDIFPDYGNGFLAACLEAYNQNPEEVIQRILEGTLHEDLQRLDTSLETMPQPKTAPTLRSKDKGKGKLIESDTSSSAIYTGQPITRPSLPASSASSTAVGRFVRKPKDDIPSYKILDARKESDRERNAALLAQYEYDDEYDDSFDDLGLSVAESGTEESGAFDNRAGSAGSEPSDAPKWGSKKNPQFYVKDGKNYSYKVAGAVAVANANEASLINEAEGDKILGLGRGGNIPLGAVRKLTEYQGQRDEKGQPNVNANTGDGRENGRSSRGGRGRGRGMGNREHQPQEKSYENNNNNSEVSTEAENGGGRGRGRGRGRGGGGGGRNHNHKDRAMKKHIGSVSGF